TGCCATTACGGTCAGCGGGGCCCTGACACTCGCGCTGGTAACGCAGGTGGTCCTCGGAATCGAGCCGTGGTTTTTGCCGCGTTACATGGTGCCACTTGCCGGCATGATATTTGCCAATTCGATGAACGCCGTCAGTCTCGCGGCGGAGAGATTCGAGGCGGAGCGGGACCGGGACGTCGGCTACGCGGAAGCACGCAGCACGGCATTACAGGCATCATTAATTCCCATCATCAATACACTGTTCGCCGTGGGCCTGGTATCGCTACCGGGCATGATGACCGGGCAGATTCTCTCCGGCGTATCGCCGTTTGTAGCGGCCAGGTACCAGATCGTCGTGATGTGCATGATTTTTGGCAGCGCCGGAATTTCATCGTCCATTTATTTGGCGCTGGCCAAAAAGACGAAATAGCGAAACCGGATGCAATCAGCTCATGTGGGATGCACAGATACAATCTCTCGATGCTGACCGTATCCAGAAGATCAGGATTACGCGAAACGAAGAGCCGGTGCGGTATTCCAGTGTCGTAGAGGCATGGCAGGATGATGAAGAGTTCCGCAGCTTTTTCATATCTCTAGTCGCCCAGGCACCGTTTCAAGCATTCTACTGGGAGACG
Above is a genomic segment from Pseudomonadota bacterium containing:
- a CDS encoding ABC transporter permease, which translates into the protein MRPKPEDQPVNTSVQVITISGLIWALLPVAIVVGILFRWTTTGPTAVYAVARMLIQLLLIGFVLVYIFDTHQPGIIILILAVMLVVASWIAIRPLRHKQPHLFRNAFIAITVSGALTLALVTQVVLGIEPWFLPRYMVPLAGMIFANSMNAVSLAAERFEAERDRDVGYAEARSTALQASLIPIINTLFAVGLVSLPGMMTGQILSGVSPFVAARYQIVVMCMIFGSAGISSSIYLALAKKTK